CCGCTTGTGCTTGATCCGGTCCTCAATCTCATCGCGGAAATTGCGGATCAGGCCTTGGATCGGCCAGGCCGCCGCATCACCGAGCGCACAGATCGTGTGGCCCTCCACCTGCTTGGTCACGTCGAGCAGCATGTCGATCTCCTCGACCTCCGCATCGCCCGTCACCAAGCGCTCCATCACCCGCATCATCCAACCGGTGCCCTCGCGGCAGGGTGTACATTGCCCACAGCTCTCGTGCTTGTAGAACTTCGCCAGACGCCAGATCGCCTTGATGATGTCAGTGTCCTTGTCCATCACGATCACGGCAGCGGTGCCAAGGCCCGACCGCTGCTCGCGCAGATAGTCGAAATCCATGATCGCATCTTTCATATGCTCGCCGCGAATGCACGGCACGGAGGACCCGCCGGGGATCACCGCCTTGAGATTGTCCCAGCCGCCGCGAATACCGCCGCAATGGGTCTCGATCAGCTCCTCAAACGAGATGCTCATCGCCTCTTCCACCACGCAAGGCGTATTCACATGGCCCGAGATCGCAAAGAGCTTCGTGCCCGCATTGTTCGGACGGCCAAAGCCCGCAAACCACTCAGGCCCCCGGCGCAGGATGGTGGGCACCACGGCAATCGATTCGACGTTGTTCACGGTGGTCGGGCAGCCATAAAGCCCCGCGCCCGCCGGGAATGGTGGCTTCATGCGCGGCATGCCCTTTTTGCCCTCAAGGGACTCCAGCAATGCCGTTTCCTCACCGCAGATATAGGCACCCGCGCCATGCACCAGATAGATGTCGAAATCCCAGCCAGATTTGCAGGCATTGCGGCCCACAAGACCCGCCTCATACGCCTCGTCAATCGCGTGCTGAAGCGCCTCTTTCTCGCGGATATATTCGCCCCGGATATAAATATAACACGCATGCGCCTGCATCGCGAAACTGGCGATCAGACAGCCTTCGATCAGCGTATGGGGATCATGCCGCATGATCTCGCGGTCCTTGCAGGTGCCCGGCTCGGATTCGTCGGCGTTGACGACCAGATAGCTGGGCCGCCCGTCGCTTTCTTTCGGCATGAACGACCATTTAAGGCCGGTGGGAAAGCCTGCGCCGCCACGCCCACGCAGGCCGGACGCCTTCATCTGGTCCACGATCCAATCACGCCCGTTTTGCAGGATCTTCGCGGTGCCATCCCAATGGCCGCGCGCCTGCGCGCCCTTCAGGCTACGATCATGCATCCCATAAAGATTGGTAAAGATACGGTCTTGGTCTTTCAGCATCGCATTAATGCCCCTGATTGTTCTGGCGCGCGCGCCACGTCTGATAGATGAGCCACAAGGCCCAGACGAACCCGGCCAGCGCCGCAAGGTCGATCAGCGCCAGAAACCGCGTCTCCAGCCCAACTGCGCGACCCACAAGCAGGCCGATGACCCAAAGGACACCCGTACCCGCAATGACAAGCGAGGCCCGCTGCCCAGTCTTGTTTGCATCCGCCTTGTTTGCATCCGTCTTTGCCACGTGGCTCACCTAATCCTTTTTCCGCGCCCGTTCGAGGCGCTTAGTAAACGTCACCGCCCTCGACACGTTTGGAGAAATCCGTCTCTCCGCCCGCCGCGAGGACTTTGGCTTGTGCGACCCATTGATCCCGGCTCACACGGCCCTTGAACCCTTCGAGGTTTTGATCGACCCAAGCGATCTCATCAGCGGACCAGCCAGCGATTTGATCGAAATGGTAGAACCCAAGACTGTTGCACAGTTTCTCAAGTTTGGGGCCAATCCCCTTGATTTCCTTCAGGTTATCCGCCTTGCCGCCCCGCGCCACTTTGAGCGCTTCGGGACGCTTACCGCCCGCCGATGGTGCAGGCTCAGCTTTGGCTGGCTTTGCTTTGGGCTTGGCCGCTTTTGGTGCCGCTTTGGGTTTTGCCGTTTTCGGCGCGGCGGCCTTGGGCGAAGCAGCAGCTGCTACAGGGGCTGCCGCAGAAGCCACCACCGTGGTCGTAGGTGCCGCGCTCGCGCTCGCACTCGTGTTGTTGGCCACAGCCGGACCCCGGCTCGCGCGACAAAAGATCACCGAAAAGAGCAGGCCAGCCACCGCAAACGCAACCGCGCCCACGCCAACTGCCGCCACAAGGCGCTGGTCGCCCACGGCCCACATCATAACGCAGGTCAGAAAGCCGACACCGGCAGCCATTGCCCAGCAACCAATCTGGCATTGAAATCCGTCATTCATATCACTCATGGGGTGTCTCCCTATGCTTCACCCGGGTGCGCCATTATTGTTTTCATTCGTACACGCCCCCCTTCTTCGCGCGCTTGGCGAACTCGGTCTCGCCCCCGCTTGCCAAAATATCGGCCTGTGCGACCCAATCATCGCGGCTTACACGGCCCTTAAATCCTTCGAGGTTCTGATCGACCCAGGCGATCTCGTCACCGGACCATTTCGAAATCTGGTCAAAGTGGTAAAAGCCCATGGAATTGATGAGCTCTTCCAGCTTCGGCCCCACGCCTTTGATCATCTTGAGATCATCCGCCCCGCCTTTGCGCGGCGCTTTCATCACGCGGGGTTTCTTGCCCGGCCCCTCAGATTTCGCAATCGGCTTTGTGGCCTTTGGGGTCTTGGCCTTCTCCACATCCTTCGGCTTCGCCTTGGATTTCGCCGCAGCCCCTTTGGCCGCATCGGCATCCGACAGGCGCGCCGTCCCGATCGCCGCAGGCGTCGCGCGCAGCTTGACCGATGGCGCGGCGGGCTTGTGCATCGCGCCATGGGTGGTCCACGGCGTCAAAAGCGGCACTTCGCTGCCGTCGATCCGCTTGATCGTATCGTTGAGGTCGGTCGCCGCCTGTGCGCTGGCGTTATATTTGGCGTGCCCGCTATCGAATTCCTTGAGGCTGGTCAGACCCGTGATCGGCTCAGCGGCGAAGCGCCCGTTTTGCGGGCCGGGCGCAGGGATCTTGCCTGCCGCCATCTCGTCAATGATTTCGCCCATCCGCGCGGCAGTCAGGTCTTCATAATAATCCTTACCGATCTGCGCCATCGGTGCGTTGGCACAGGCCCCGAGGCACTCAACCTCCTCCCAGCTGAACTTGCCATCGGCGCTCAGCTCATGGGGGTTTGGCGCGATCTTCTCGCGGCAAACAGCAACCAGATCCTCGGCCCCGCAGATCATGCAGGACGTTGTGCCGCAAACCTGAATATGTGCAATTGATCCAACCGGTTGCAGCTGAAACATGAAGTAAAAAGACGCCACTTCAAGACCCCGGATATAGGCCATGCCAAGCATCGCTGACACACCTTCAATCGCCGGGCGGGTCAGCCAGCCTTCCTGCTCCTGCGCGCGCCACAGCAAAGGTATAATCGCGCTGGCCTGACGGCCTTCGGGATATTTCGCGATCTGACCCTCGGCCCATGCCTGATTTGCAGGGGTGAAGGCGAAAGTTTCGGGTTGTTCGTGATAGAGGCGACGAAGCATTTTGCGCCCTCTCCTATGCCGTGGCGCGGGGGGTGCCCGCACCTGAAATCATTATCGCGCCGACGCGCAGGGCGGCGGCGCTCAACTGCACGGCCCCCATACAAGGATCAGCGTTTTCTCATAGCCGTAATAGATCACTTCGCCCTCACTCACGAGGGCTTCGATCACCACATCGGTGCGCGCAGGATCAAGCCCCGCCTGGCTCACCAGAAGGTCTTTGTCACGCACACCCACGCGACATTCATTGCCCGCCATGAAGGCGACAAACCCAGCGCGCGTTTCGGGGATAATCGTGGCGGCCAGCTCTTTTGCGCGGTCACAAAATTCTGCCGTCACCTCGATCCGGTCCGCACTTACGCTCAGCTCATCATGGCGCGCCATCTCATCGGCCAAAAGGGCCATTTCATTAGGATTAACGCCATATGCGCCCATCACGGAGGCAAGGCCTTCGGTGCTGCGCGCGCAGGTCCCGTCGCTGGCAATCGCTGCCAGAAAGCGGTTGTGGCGCGTAGGCTCCGGCCCACCTTGGCAGACAGCGCTGCGCAGCATCAGGCCATCGCCCGCCTGTACCGCCTCATTAGAACCAAGAAGTGCTTCGACCACTGCCGCCCGCTCGCCCGCATCCGCAAAACCAGCAGCGGTCAGCGCGGCATCGGCGTTGGTCACGACGCAGGTCTGTGCGCGCAACGCATCGCGCGCCATCTCAACGCGTGCCACATCCGGTATGCCGGCATCAACAGCCAGTGCAGGTGCCCCGATGCTAGCCGCAACAGCAAAACATATGGCGCGCGCGCCTATCATCGGTCGATTTCTCCGAACACCACATCCATCGTGCCGATAATGGCCGCCACATCAGCAAGCTGATGGCCGCTGGCAATATAATCCATCGCCTGCAAATGCAGGTATCCCGGCGCGCGGATCTTGGCGCGATAGGGCTTGTTGGACCCATCCGAGACTAAAAACACGCCAAACTCACCCTTCGGGGCCTCGACTGCCGCGTAAACCTCGCCAGCTGGCACGTGGAAACCTTCGGTGTAGAGTTTGAAATGGTGGATCAGGGCCTCCATCGAGGTTTTCATATCCCCCCGGCTGGGCGGTGTGATCTTGCCGCGCGCAAGGACGTCGCCCTTGCCCTCCGGCGCGCGCAGTTTTTCAATCGCCTGATGGATGATCGAGATGGATTGGCGCATCTCCTCCATCCGGCAGAGGTAGCGATCATAACAGTCGCCATTCTTGCCAATGGGGATTTGGAAGTCGAATTCATCATAACATTCATAGGGTTGCGCCCGGCGCAAATCCCATGCCATGCCGCTACCGCGCACCATGACGCCGCTAAAGCCCCAATCGAGCGCGTCTTGCTCGGACACAATACCAATATCGGCATTACGCTGCTTGAAGATGCGGTTTTCCGTGAGCAACCCGTCAATATCGCCAAGGACGCGGGGGAAATCCTTCGCCCATGTCTCGATATCGTCGATCAGATCCTCGGGCAGGTCTTGATGCACACCACCGGGCCGGAAATAGGCCGCATGAAGCCGCGCACCGCAGGCCCGCTCATAAAACACCATGAGCTTTTCGCGCTCCTCAAAGCCCCAAAGCGGCGGGGTCAGAGCCCCCACATCCATGGCCTGAGTGGTGACGTTGAGCAGGTGGCTCAGGATGCGGCCGATCTCGGAATAAAGCACCCGGATCAGCGAGGCGCGGCGCGGCACTTCAACACCCGTCAGCCGCTCAATTGCCAGGCACCACGCGTGCTCTTGGTTCATCGGAGCTACGTAATCCAGCCGGTCAAAATAAGGCAGGTTTTGCAGGTAGGTGCGGCTCTCCATCAGCTTTTCGGTGCCACGGTGCAGAAGGCCAATATGCGGATCACACCGCTCGACAATCTCGCCATCAAGCTCAAGCACCAGCCGCAAAACCCCATGCGCCGCAGGGTGCTGCGGACCGAAGTTAATGTTGAAATTACGGATTTTCTGCTCGCCCGTCACATAATCGCGCGAGCCGTCATCATAGGTGTTGTTGCGAATGTCGCCGTCCATCAGCCCTTCGCCTCCTCTTTCTTCTCATCACCCGGCAGGATGTATTCGGCCCCCTCCCAAGGGCTCATGAAATCAAACTGGCGGTATTCCTGCACAAGGCTCACAGGTTCATAAATCACCCGCTTTTGCGCCTCATCATAGCGCACTTCGGTATACCCCGTCGTCGGGAAATCCTTGCGCAGCGGATAGCCGCGAAACCCATAATCGGTGAGGATGCGGCGCAGATCAGGGTGGCCTGTGAAAAGGATGCCAAACATATCAAACACCTCACGCTCGAACCAGTTGGCCGACGGGTGCTGGGATGTGATTGAGGGGACCATATCCTCCTCGCGCACAAATGTGCGCAGGCGGATGCGGTGATTTTGGTACATGCTGAGGAAGTGGTAAATCACCTCGAACCGCTTGGCGCGCTCTGGGTAATCAACCGCCGTGATATCCACGAGCGTAGAGAACTGGCAGCTACGGTCGGTCTTGAGAAACTCCACAAGCCCGCAAATGTTGGACAGCGCCACATCAACCGTCAGCTCGCCATGCGCCACGGCCCAACTCAACACGCAATCCTCGCGCTTGAGCTCAATATGCGTGCCCAATTCGTTCAGCGCATCACTCATATCTTAATCCCCCTTATCGCCGGGCCCTAGCGGACCAAAGTGCCTGTGCGGCGGATTTTGCGTTGCAGCTGCAAGATGCCATAAACCAGCGCCTCGGCGGTGGGCGGGCAACCGGGCACATAGATATCGACCGGGACGATCCGGTCACATCCACGCACTACGGAATAGCTGTAATGGTAATAACCGCCACCATTGGCGCAGGAGCCCATGGAGATGACATAGCGCGGCTCGGGCATCTGATCGTAGACCTTGCGCAAAGCGGGCGCCATCTTGTTGGTCAGCGTGCCTGCCACGATCATCACATCCGATTGGCGCGGGCTCGCGCGTGGGGCAAAGCCAAACCGCTCCACGTCATAGCGCGGCATGGCGGTATGCATCATCTCGACCGCGCAGCACGCAAGACCAAAGGTCATCCAGTGCAAGCTGCCTGTGCGCGCCCAGTTAATGATATCCTCTGATGATGTCAGCAAGAACCCCTTGTCCTGCAATTGCGCATTGAGGTCCTGCGTCGCGACCTCACGGTCCGCGCCAGCATGATTGGCGCCAACAGCTACTCCCATTCGAGCGCTCCCTTCTTCCATTCATAGGCAAAGCCGATGGTCAACACGCCCAGAAACACCATCATCGACCAGAACGCCGTCATGGAGATATCCTGGAACGCCACCGCCCACGGGAAAAGCATTGCGATCTCCAGATCGAAAATGATGAAAAGGATCGCCACGAGGTAGAACCTCACGTCGAACTTCATCCGCGCATCATCAAATGCGTTGAATCCGCATTCATACGCGCTGACCTTTTCAGGGTCCGGGCTGCGTACCGCGATGATCACTGCGGCCAGAATGAGAACAAGACCAAGCCCTATGGCGATGGCCAAAAACACGAGAATTGGGAGGTATTCCCTCAACATCTCTTCCAAGAGTGGCTCCTTAATCTGCGCCCGGGTCTGCACATATGGCAGACCCGGGCGGTCAAGTGGCAAAATTGACTGATCTACATCTATCTCTGCCCTATGGCAGGGTCAACCGCGCGAAGGCCGATTTGCCTCCCCTTTTGCACGGTGTCATATCGCAAAAAAACCGATGCATCCGACATGCATTGCCGATTGTGAGGCCTGCGCAGCACATGGCACATTTGAACGCGGTCAGGTGCGGCAATCGCGCCACCAGCCCGCCAAATGGCCCCGATCAGTCTGCCTTGGACCAGCTTCGCGCGCCGCGCAAAAAAGGCCGTGATCCCCTCGCGCGCCTCCGGCCCTTCCCAGCAGGTCAAAGCGTCAGGAGTTCCGGCCCGCGCAGCGTCTTGTCAAACGGCATCTCAGCCACACGGAACGGCACGCCCATTTCTTTCAACAGCCACAAAACGCGCATCGAACAGCTTTGCGGCACATGGTATAGTGTGATCATCTCAGGGTCCTTTTCCGCGCATGTCTCAGGCGCTTAAATCTGGTCGCGTGCGCGTGGTGGCGTCGCGCGCGCCTGCGGCCTCATACCACCGTGTCAGCGCACGGCGCCTTCGCAAAGCAGCACTCCCCTCCGGCACATGGGCGAAATACTCCAGCATTGGCAGCAGATGACAAGACGCAAGGCAGATCACCTCAGGCCTCAACACAAGCCCCTCGGCGGCAATCTCCTCCAGCGCATCCAGCACAGCCTCTGCGGCCTTAAGCCCCTTGTCCACCTGCGCCAGATCGCCCTCATTACCCGCATAAAACCCGTGCGAGAAAACCTGCCGCACCAAGGGCCAATAGCCATAGGCGTCCACCAGCCCAATCACCTGCCGCATCCGGGCCAGCGCGCGGGGTGCCTCAGGCGTCATACGCCCCCCGGCCAACTCCGCATTAACGTAGTCCAAGATCGCCGCCGTCTCCCAAAGGCGAAATGACCCGTGCTCCAGAACCGGCACGCGCCCGAAGGGCTGCAACGGGATCAGAGCCGCAAGGCCCTCTGCCGTGAACGGATCCAGATCGACGACATCAAAGGCCGCTCCCGCCTCGGTCAGCGCAAGCCGCGCCGACCAAGTGTAGACGCTGTGGCGGTATCCCGTAAGCCGCAACGGCCCACTCATTGCGCCACCAGCGGTAAATCCGCTGCCGCCCCTTCCTCGCAAAGCCCCTCAGGACGGACGGCGCGGATGGCAGGATAGGCCATAATCTGCCTGTAAAGCTGGCGTTTCGACATCATCAAAAAGCCTCCTGACAGGGCGCTTGATCCAGATCAAGTCCCAAAAAATCTATCATTTGACGTGAATCAAAGCCCCTCCCCGCAAGCCGTTTTAGCAAGGAGGCGGAAACACAAAGGGACACATCATGAAGACAGCCACTCCCCCCCTCGCGCTCGCCGCCGGCATCGCCATTGCGGCCCTCGCCAGCCCTGCCTCCGCCACCGACAAGGGCGATTTCACCCTTGGCTTCGGCCTTGGCCTCGTATCGCCACAGGCGGGCAACTCGACCACCACGGTGGGCCAGATCAACGTCGATGATAACATCCGCCCGACGCTGACATTCGAGTATTTCGTCGCTGACAAAGTCGGTGTCGAGGTGCTGGCCGCGTGGCCGTTTGAGCATGACATCAACCTCGTGGGAACAGGCCGCGTTGCCAAGACCAAGCACCTGCCACCCACAGTCTCGATCAAATATCACTTCGCCAACCAATCCAGCATCACACCCTTCGTCGGCGTTGGCCTCAACTACACACATTTCTTCGATGAAAGCGGCGTGGGTACGCTTGCCGGGGCCAATGTCAGCATCGACGACAGCTGGGGTGTAGCCGCCGTGGCCGGTTTGGATTTCGCCATCTCCGACCGTGGTGCTCTCCGCGCCGAGATGCGGTATATCGACATCGAAAGCGATGTGAAAATCAATGGCGCGACTATCGGCAAGGTCAAGATTGACCCGGTTGTCCTTAACGTCGCCTATGTTCTTAAATTCTGAGACAGGCACCGCGCGGAGCGACCTGCGCAACATATAAACTCCTGGCCGCCTTTCGGGGCGGCCTTTTGTATCTGGGGCTGGCAGGCAGGGCATGACGGCTGAAACCTCAGACCTGCCCCAGCCGCGCCTCAGGACAGCCTGCATCGCCCCCATGCACCAGCCATCCCACCCGGTTGACGTGATATTCACGCCGCGTGGGCGCACAAAGCGGCCCACAGGCCACGACGATCCAGATCCCCACATCGCCGGGAAAGGCCACACAATCTGTCATCTCGCCCCCCGTCTCGGCGGCATAGAGTGCTGCGTAGTGGTTGATTACATCCGTCTCGGTGATCGTTATCGCAAGATAGCCCATTCGCAATCCATAGGCCCCGGCCCCTAGGGCCATGATGCAAAGAGGTGCCCAGATGAGCCAGCGCATCGGTCCCTGCATCCGCCTATTGCGCCTGATAGACCGCACCCACCTCAGCCCGGATGATCCGGGCAATCTGCGCGCAATCCTCAAGGCTGAACGTGAGCGGCAGGCGCATATCGACGATGCCTTTCAGCACCCGGTCAGTCGCGGGCATCGCCTCCGAGGGCGCATAACGCCAGCTGTCATAGCGGCTGGTGAACCCCGCAGGCTCTGCGCCGCCGAACCATTTCAGCTCCACCCCCCGCTTGAGGCACCGCGCCAGCACTTCGCTGATACGCGCGCTTGGCCAATCAAGCAGCAGGAACTGAATCGACGATCCGACAAATGTCTCCTCAGGCGGACGCGTGGTCAGGCACAAGCCCGGCGTGCCGCTCAGCCCCTCCTCCACCACGCGGTAGCGCGCATTCCACTTGTCGCGCTGCGCATCCAAGTTGCGAAGCTGCGGCCGCAGGATCGCCGCACGCAGATTATCCATCCGCCCCGAGACATTGGGCGTGGTGTATTTCACCTCGTCAAACGCGGCCTCTGGCGGGGGTGTGCCGTGGCGCCCGTAGAGCATGTAAGACCCCGAGAGCATGATCGCACGCGCGGCAATCGCATCATCATCGGTCACGAGAAACCCGCCCTCGCCCGCGTTGATATGTTTGTAGGTCTGCATGGAGTAGCAGCCAACCACCCCCTGCCGCCCCGACGGAATACCGCGCCACGCAGCCCCCATCGTGTGGGCGCAATCCTCGATCACCAAGACCCCCGCCGCATCACAGATCGCCATCAGACGATCCATATCCGCCAGATGCCCGCGCATATGGCTCAGCATCAGAACGCGCGCCAGGCCGGCCTTGGCCTCCAGATCAGCCAGATCAATGGTCAGATTCTCGGTCACACCGACGAAAACAGGCGTGGCACCTACGGCGGCAATCGCCCCGGGGACAGGGGCAAGGGTGAAGGCATTGGTCAGCACCTTGTCCCCCGGCCCGATCCCCACCGCGCGCAATGCCGCCCCCATCGCATAGCCGCCCGACGCCACCGCCAACGCATATTTCGCGCCAACAGACGCTGCGAATTCCTGCTCCAGAAGCCCCACCTCACCCACCTCACCGGGGCCAAGGTTATAGCGGTGGAGCCGCCCGCTGCGCATCACGGCGATGGCGGCCTCGATCCCTTCTTCGGGGATGGGTTCCTGCTGGGTGAAATTGCCTTGAAAAATCTCTGTCATGGGGAATGTTCTACGCCGGTTGCGCCTCTGGTCAATGAAATTGCTCCGCGCAGATTAGCCGATCAAGCGCCGCACAGCGTCTGGCAGCTCCTCAAAATGACCAATCAACGCCTCGGGCTGCAAAGCGGCCATATCGCCCCCGGCAGGCCCGAAGGTGACAAGGATCGACGGCACGCCCGCCGCGCGCGACGTCTCGCGGTCCGTCACCGTATCCCCCACCAGAAGCGATCTCGCCGGATCGCCGCCTGCGCGCCGCACGGCCTCCACCATCGGCGCGGGGTCGGGCTTGCGCGTGGGTAAGGTATCAGCCCCGATCAAAGCGCCAAAGGCCTCCAAGGCCCCCATCCGCTCCATCAGGATGCGCGCCAAATATTCTGGTTTATTGGTGCAAATGGCGACCTTATAGCCTTGCGTTTTCAACGCCTCGACCGTCTCCATCGCTTGCGGGTAAAACCGCGTGTGCACCGCAATCGCCTGCGCGTAATGCTCCAAAAGCGGCTGATACCACGCATCCAGAATCGCCGCATCAGCAGGCCGGCCCAAACGCTCAAGGCCGGCGGTGAGCATCGCCCGCCCCCCGCGCAGCGCCGTGCCCGCATCGCGCGCGGCGTCGAGCACATCGCCCTCGCCATCGCCCAAGCCCATGTCGCGAAAACACGCATTGGCAGCGGCCAGCAAATCGCCGCTTGTATCGGCCAAAGTGCCATCAAGATCGAAAACAACCGTGCGCATGCCTGCCCCCTTTTCCCGCCCAACTGGGCGCTTTTCCGCGCAAGCCTGACACATACGGCAATCTTCTTTGATCGGCCGCCCGCTTGCGCGCGCTGTGTCAGCAGATAGAAGGGGTGAGATTTGATTACAAACGAGAATCCAAAAAATGGGCATAGCTTTGATCATTCTCGGTGCGGGCAAAGGCACCCGTATGCACTCAGACCTGCCCAAAGTGCTGCATCCCATCGCAGGCGCGCCGATGCTGGTTCACGCGATCCGCGCCGGGGCCTCCTTGGAGCCCGCACGCTGCGTGATCGTGGCCGGGCACGGCGCTGAGGCGGTGACAAAAGCCGCCGAAGACTATGAGCCCGCAGCCCAGATTGCCCTGCAATCCGAGCAGCTTGGCACGGCCCATGCTGTTGCTCAGGCGCGCGATTTGCTGAAGGAGCACGAGGGCGACGCGCTCGTGCTTTATGGCGACACGCCTTTCATTCAGCCCGAGACGCTGGAGCGGATGGTGGCCGCCCGCGCCGTGCATGACCTGGTCGTGCTGGGCTTTCACGCTGCCGATCCGGGCCGTTACGGACGGCTGGTGATGGCGGGCGACACGCTGGAGCGGATTGTGGAGTTCAAAGACGCCACCGAGGCGGAACGCGCGATTGATTTTTGCAATTCCGGCGTGATCGCCTGCGACAGCGCCACGCTTTTTGACCTGATCGACGCGGTGGGCAACGACAACGCGGCGGGCGAATATTACCTCACCGACATCATCGCCATCGCCCGCGCGCGCGGCCTGAGCGCCACGGCGGTGGCCTGCGACGAGGCCGAGACGCTGGGCGTGAATTCCCGCGCGGAGCTGGCACAGGCCGAGACCCTCTTTCAGGCCCGCGCCCGCACGCAGGCGATGGAGAACGGCGTGACGCTTCTGGCCCCAGAAACGGTGTTCTTTGCCTTCGATACCGCCATTGGCCGCGACAGCCTGATTGAGCAAAATGTCGTCTTCGGCCCCGGTGCCACGGTAGA
The nucleotide sequence above comes from Roseovarius carneus. Encoded proteins:
- the nuoF gene encoding NADH-quinone oxidoreductase subunit NuoF, producing the protein MLKDQDRIFTNLYGMHDRSLKGAQARGHWDGTAKILQNGRDWIVDQMKASGLRGRGGAGFPTGLKWSFMPKESDGRPSYLVVNADESEPGTCKDREIMRHDPHTLIEGCLIASFAMQAHACYIYIRGEYIREKEALQHAIDEAYEAGLVGRNACKSGWDFDIYLVHGAGAYICGEETALLESLEGKKGMPRMKPPFPAGAGLYGCPTTVNNVESIAVVPTILRRGPEWFAGFGRPNNAGTKLFAISGHVNTPCVVEEAMSISFEELIETHCGGIRGGWDNLKAVIPGGSSVPCIRGEHMKDAIMDFDYLREQRSGLGTAAVIVMDKDTDIIKAIWRLAKFYKHESCGQCTPCREGTGWMMRVMERLVTGDAEVEEIDMLLDVTKQVEGHTICALGDAAAWPIQGLIRNFRDEIEDRIKHKRTGRVSAVAAE
- a CDS encoding DegT/DnrJ/EryC1/StrS family aminotransferase, encoding MTEIFQGNFTQQEPIPEEGIEAAIAVMRSGRLHRYNLGPGEVGEVGLLEQEFAASVGAKYALAVASGGYAMGAALRAVGIGPGDKVLTNAFTLAPVPGAIAAVGATPVFVGVTENLTIDLADLEAKAGLARVLMLSHMRGHLADMDRLMAICDAAGVLVIEDCAHTMGAAWRGIPSGRQGVVGCYSMQTYKHINAGEGGFLVTDDDAIAARAIMLSGSYMLYGRHGTPPPEAAFDEVKYTTPNVSGRMDNLRAAILRPQLRNLDAQRDKWNARYRVVEEGLSGTPGLCLTTRPPEETFVGSSIQFLLLDWPSARISEVLARCLKRGVELKWFGGAEPAGFTSRYDSWRYAPSEAMPATDRVLKGIVDMRLPLTFSLEDCAQIARIIRAEVGAVYQAQ
- a CDS encoding DUF5337 family protein — translated: MAKTDANKADANKTGQRASLVIAGTGVLWVIGLLVGRAVGLETRFLALIDLAALAGFVWALWLIYQTWRARQNNQGH
- a CDS encoding glutathione S-transferase family protein → MSGPLRLTGYRHSVYTWSARLALTEAGAAFDVVDLDPFTAEGLAALIPLQPFGRVPVLEHGSFRLWETAAILDYVNAELAGGRMTPEAPRALARMRQVIGLVDAYGYWPLVRQVFSHGFYAGNEGDLAQVDKGLKAAEAVLDALEEIAAEGLVLRPEVICLASCHLLPMLEYFAHVPEGSAALRRRRALTRWYEAAGARDATTRTRPDLSA
- a CDS encoding OmpW/AlkL family protein, translated to MKTATPPLALAAGIAIAALASPASATDKGDFTLGFGLGLVSPQAGNSTTTVGQINVDDNIRPTLTFEYFVADKVGVEVLAAWPFEHDINLVGTGRVAKTKHLPPTVSIKYHFANQSSITPFVGVGLNYTHFFDESGVGTLAGANVSIDDSWGVAAVAGLDFAISDRGALRAEMRYIDIESDVKINGATIGKVKIDPVVLNVAYVLKF
- a CDS encoding NADH-quinone oxidoreductase subunit E yields the protein MLRRLYHEQPETFAFTPANQAWAEGQIAKYPEGRQASAIIPLLWRAQEQEGWLTRPAIEGVSAMLGMAYIRGLEVASFYFMFQLQPVGSIAHIQVCGTTSCMICGAEDLVAVCREKIAPNPHELSADGKFSWEEVECLGACANAPMAQIGKDYYEDLTAARMGEIIDEMAAGKIPAPGPQNGRFAAEPITGLTSLKEFDSGHAKYNASAQAATDLNDTIKRIDGSEVPLLTPWTTHGAMHKPAAPSVKLRATPAAIGTARLSDADAAKGAAAKSKAKPKDVEKAKTPKATKPIAKSEGPGKKPRVMKAPRKGGADDLKMIKGVGPKLEELINSMGFYHFDQISKWSGDEIAWVDQNLEGFKGRVSRDDWVAQADILASGGETEFAKRAKKGGVYE
- a CDS encoding HAD-IA family hydrolase, which produces MRTVVFDLDGTLADTSGDLLAAANACFRDMGLGDGEGDVLDAARDAGTALRGGRAMLTAGLERLGRPADAAILDAWYQPLLEHYAQAIAVHTRFYPQAMETVEALKTQGYKVAICTNKPEYLARILMERMGALEAFGALIGADTLPTRKPDPAPMVEAVRRAGGDPARSLLVGDTVTDRETSRAAGVPSILVTFGPAGGDMAALQPEALIGHFEELPDAVRRLIG
- a CDS encoding NADH-quinone oxidoreductase subunit D, with the translated sequence MDGDIRNNTYDDGSRDYVTGEQKIRNFNINFGPQHPAAHGVLRLVLELDGEIVERCDPHIGLLHRGTEKLMESRTYLQNLPYFDRLDYVAPMNQEHAWCLAIERLTGVEVPRRASLIRVLYSEIGRILSHLLNVTTQAMDVGALTPPLWGFEEREKLMVFYERACGARLHAAYFRPGGVHQDLPEDLIDDIETWAKDFPRVLGDIDGLLTENRIFKQRNADIGIVSEQDALDWGFSGVMVRGSGMAWDLRRAQPYECYDEFDFQIPIGKNGDCYDRYLCRMEEMRQSISIIHQAIEKLRAPEGKGDVLARGKITPPSRGDMKTSMEALIHHFKLYTEGFHVPAGEVYAAVEAPKGEFGVFLVSDGSNKPYRAKIRAPGYLHLQAMDYIASGHQLADVAAIIGTMDVVFGEIDR
- a CDS encoding thioredoxin domain-containing protein; translated protein: MITLYHVPQSCSMRVLWLLKEMGVPFRVAEMPFDKTLRGPELLTL
- a CDS encoding NADH-quinone oxidoreductase subunit A — translated: MEEMLREYLPILVFLAIAIGLGLVLILAAVIIAVRSPDPEKVSAYECGFNAFDDARMKFDVRFYLVAILFIIFDLEIAMLFPWAVAFQDISMTAFWSMMVFLGVLTIGFAYEWKKGALEWE
- a CDS encoding NADH-quinone oxidoreductase subunit C, translating into MSDALNELGTHIELKREDCVLSWAVAHGELTVDVALSNICGLVEFLKTDRSCQFSTLVDITAVDYPERAKRFEVIYHFLSMYQNHRIRLRTFVREEDMVPSITSQHPSANWFEREVFDMFGILFTGHPDLRRILTDYGFRGYPLRKDFPTTGYTEVRYDEAQKRVIYEPVSLVQEYRQFDFMSPWEGAEYILPGDEKKEEAKG
- a CDS encoding NuoB/complex I 20 kDa subunit family protein, yielding MGVAVGANHAGADREVATQDLNAQLQDKGFLLTSSEDIINWARTGSLHWMTFGLACCAVEMMHTAMPRYDVERFGFAPRASPRQSDVMIVAGTLTNKMAPALRKVYDQMPEPRYVISMGSCANGGGYYHYSYSVVRGCDRIVPVDIYVPGCPPTAEALVYGILQLQRKIRRTGTLVR